The DNA segment CGGCGGGGGAGGCCTGTGTCGGGGACTGGTAACCCGTCTTTCCCGGTTCCGGGATGGTGGGCGAGAGCGGCATGCGGATCACCCCCCTGGGACGGAACCGAGGGGGTGTGGATGGCGGCCGCCGTCAGCCGGGGCACCGCGTGGAGGAGCGCGTGCTCGGCCCCGACGGCGGGGGTACGTGACCATTCCGCGCAGGGCACGTAAGGAGGAACGGAAGAATAAGCGGGAAACGAAGCCCTGGAACGTCCTGGAGGTTCAGACGTTCGTCCGTGGCGTCAGCGGAGAGCGGCTCTACGCTCCGCTTCTGCTGTCCCTCATGGGAACTGCGTCCGGCTGCAGTCTGCGGACTCCGATGGAAGGACCTCGACCTGGACAACGCCACGATTACCATGGCCAACACACGGACGATGATGGGAAATCGGTACGTGGTGGAGAAGGACACCAAGTCTCTGGCCGGCGAACGGGAGCTTCCGCTGCCGGCTCCGGTGCTGGCTGCTCTCAAGTCGTTCAAGGCTCGACAGGCCGAGGAGAAGCTGGCCCTCGGCGAGGCTTATATCGACTCCGGCTACGTCCTGGTGCATGAGACCGGAGGAGCCTTCACGATCAAGCAACTCCGCCGACGCGCGTACCGGCTCATGTCGATCCTCGGCCTCCGTCGAGTCCGTCTCCACGACGCTCGTTCGTCGTGCCTCACGTACCTGGCCAACAAGGGAGTGCCAGATCACATCCTTGCGCGGTGGGCTGGGCACACGAACGTGAAGACCACCAAGAAGTGGTACGTGAAGCCGGATGTCGCGGATCTTCGCGACGCCGCAGCAACCTGGGATGGACTGCACGGGGCTGCAACGGAGGGGCAAGTGTGAGCCCGAGGGTCTACCAGGCGACTCTTGCCTGGGCTCGGGGGTGCCACCACGCGCGATACTGCAATCCGAACCCGGTGCGAGCCGTGACCAAGGAGGAAGCTCTTGGCCGCAGGGATCGGGAGAAGGTGTACCCGGAGCATCCGCTGTCGGCATGGTCACGGCTCACGCTGGGGAACACGGACCTGGACCGTCGAGGGTTCCGGCGACGCCGGGCCCGTCGTAGCGACAGGGGCAAGAGACGTTACCTTCGCACCAGTGATGTGAGATTTCGTGATAGATGAGAGGGTCAGACGGGTGAGCGAGACAGTGCCGAACACCCTGCAATACCGCTTCGACGGGCCACAGGAGGCTCCGATCCTGGTCCTGGGTCCCTCTCTGGGTACCACATGGCACATGTGGGACCGGCAGATCCCGGCTCTGACCGAACAGTGGCGGGTGCTCAGGTTCGACCTGCCCGGCCACGGCGGGGCCCCCGCGCACGCCACCGACTCCGTCGCCGAGCTGGCGGCCCGGTTGCTCGTCACGCTCGACGGGCTCGGCGTCCAGCGCTTCGGCTACGCGGGTTGCGCGCTGGGTGGCGCGGTCGGCGCCGAGCTGGCGCTGCGGCACCCGGACCGGATCGCCTCCCTCGCGCTGATCGCGGCCTCGCCCCGGTTCGGCACGGCGGACGAGTTCCGGCAGCGCGGCGTGATCGTCCGCACCAACGGCCTGGACCCGATCGCCCGGACCGCGCCCGAGAGGTGGTTCACGCCGGGCTTCGCCGCGGCCCAGCCCGCCATCACCGAGTGGGCCGTGCAGATGGTGCGCACCACCGACCCCGGCTGCTACATCGCCGCCTGCGAGGCGCTGGCGACCTTCGACGTGCGCTCCGAACTCGGCCGGATCGAGGTGCCCACCCTGGTGCTCGTCGGCTCCGAGGACCAGGTCACGGGTCCCGCACAGGCCCGCACCCTGGTCGCCGGTATCCCCGACGCCCGGCTCGCCGTGGTGCCCGGCGCGTCCCACCTGGCCCCGGTGGAGGCGCCCGTGGCCGTCACCGACCTGCTGGCGCACCATTTCTCCACCGCGTGGCAGCTCCCCCCGGACATCTCCACCACGGGACAGTTCGCGATTCCGCCGAGCCCGGTGAAGCCCGTGCTCGTCCCGCCCCCGGCCGCCCCCGTTGCCGAAATAGCCCCGCCCCGCGATCCCCAGCCGCAGGTGGCGGACGCGTCCGACGCCCACCAGGCGGGGTCCAAGGTGCGCCGCGAGGTCCTCGGTGACGCGCACGTCGACCGGGCGCTGGCCGAGGCCGACGAGTTCTCCGAGGACTTCCAGAACTTCCTCACCCGCTATGCGTGGGGGGAGATATGGAACAGACCAGGCCTGGACCGCCGCACCCGCAGCTGCGTCACGCTGACCGCGCTCGTGGCGGGCGGCCACGTCGACGAGCTCGCCGTCCACCTCCGCGCGGCCCTGCGCAACGGCCTCACCCCGCTGGAGATCAAGGAAGTCCTCTTGCAGGCCGCCGTGTACTGCGGGATCCCGGCCGCCAACAGCGCGTTCAAGGTGGCGCAGAAGGTGATCCGCGAGGAGACCACCCCGGAGAAGTGATCCGCGGGCGGAGCACCACGGGGGTGGTGTGCGACGGTGAGCACCTCGCGCGGGACACGTCTTTCGTGGCCGACCCCGCACCCGCCCGGCGCGGCGGCGGCATAGCAGGATGGTGCGCATGGATCTCACGAAGAAGTCGCACGCCTGCGTCCGCCTGGAGAAGGACGGCAGGACGCTCGTCATCGACCCGGGCGGCTACAGCGAGGAGGACGCCGCCGTCGGCGCGGACGCCGTGCTGATCACGCACGAGCACCCCGACCACTTCGACGAGGGCCGGCTGCGTGCCGGACTCGACGCCAACCCGGCCGCCGAGGTCTGGACCCTGCGCTCGGTCGCCGACCAGGTCTCCGCGGCCTTCCCCGGCCGGGTGCACACGGTCGGGCACGGGGACGCGTTCACGGCCGCGGGATTCGACGTCCAGGTGCACGGCGAGCTGCACGCGGTGATCCACCCGGACATCCCGCGCATCACGAACGTCGGCTTCCTCGTCGACGAGGCGGTCTTCCACCCCGGCGACGCGCTCACCGTCCCCGGCGCCCCGGTCGACATCCTGCTGCTGCCGGTGCACGCTCCCTGGAACAAGCTCTCCGAGATCGCCGACTACGTGCGCGAGGTGGGCCCGCGGGTCACCTACGACGTGCACGACGCGCTGCTCAGCGACCTGGCACGGCCCACGTACGACCGCCTGCTCGGCTCGCTGGCCGGCGCGGACCACCAGCGCCTCGCCCCCGGAGGCAGCACGCGGCTCTGACGCGCGTGCGGAGGCGCCCGGTCCGGATACGGCTCGGGAGGTACCGGCTCAGGCGGGCCGGATGCGGACCGGGAGGGGCTGTCGTAGGGGCCCGGTAGGTTGGGCTCCATGCGCATCGCCACCTGGAACGTGAATTCGATCACCGCCCGCCTCCCGAGGCTGCTGGCCTGGCTGGAGAGCAGCGGCACCGATGTGCTCTGCCTCCAGGAGGTCAAGACCACCGCCGAGCAGTTCCCGTCGGCCGAGCTGGCGGAGCTGGGCTACGAGTCCGCCGTGCACGCCACCGGCAGGTGGAACGGCGTGGCGGTCGTCTCCCGCGCCGGCCTCGCCGACGTGGTCCGCGGCCTGCCGGGCGACCCCGGGTACGACGGCGTCGAGGAGCCCCGCGCGATCTCCGCGACGTGCGGCCCGGTCCGCGTCTGGTCGGTCTACGTGCCCAACGGCCGCGAGGTGGAGCACCCGCACTACGTCTACAAGCTCCAGTGGTTCGAGGCCCTGCGGGCCGCGATCGCGGGCGACGCCACGGGCGGCCGCCCGTTCGCGGTGATGGGCGACTACAACGTGGCCCCGACCGACGACGACGTCTGGGACCGCGCCGTCTTCGAGGGCTCCACGCACGTCACCCCGGCGGAGCGCGCCGCGCTGACCACCCTCCGCGAGGCGGGCCTGTCCGACGTGGTCCCGCGCCCCCTCAAGTACGACCACCCGTACACGTACTGGGACTACCGCCAGCTCGGCTTCCCCAAGAACCGCGGCATGCGCATCGACCTGGTCTACGGCAACACCCCGTTCGCCAAGGCCGTCACGGACGCCTACGTCGACCGCGAGGAGCGCAAGGGCAAGGGCGCCTCGGACCACGCGCCCGTCGTCGTCGACCTGGAGGTGTAGGAGCCCTTCCCGGCCCGCCCCCGCGCGGCCCCTCAGGGCACCAGCAGCCGGGGGTCCACCGCGTCGGCCAGCGCCGTGTAGCCGGCGTCGGAGGGGTGCAGGTGGTCGCCGCTGTCGTAGGCGGGCAGCAGCCGCGTCGGGTGCTCCGGATCCCGTAGCACCCGGTCGAAGTCGAGGACGGCGTCGAAGCCCCCGTCGCCCGCGCGGAGTGCGCTGTTGACCGCGGTGCGCTCGGCGTCGGCCGCGGCCGTGCACATCCGCTCGCCCTCGCAGGGCGCGATGGTGGCGGCAAGCACCCGAAGTCCGTGGGCGTGCGTCCGGGCCGCGATCTCCCGCAGCCCGGCGAGCACCTGCTCCGCGGTGCCGCCCCAGCGGACGTCGTTCACCCCCTGGAAGACCACGACGGTGCGCACCGACGGCTGCGCCAGCACGTCGCGCTCCAGCCGGTGCAGGGCGCTCACCCCGCCCACGTCGGTGGATACACCGTCGCCCGGATAGCGGTCGGTGACCACGCGGTTCGCCGAGATGCCGGCGTTCAGCACGCCGAGCCGGGGCACCGCCCCCTGTGCCCGCAGGCGGGCGGCGAGCAGGTCGGGCCAGCGGTGGTTGGTGTCCGGGAGGGACTTCTCGCCGTCGGTGATGGAGTCACCGAGCACCACCAGCGAGCCGGGCCCGCCGCTCACCTCCACTCCGGCGAGCAGCGGCCAGGTCGTCAGGGACGAGGTGTACG comes from the Streptomyces sp. TS71-3 genome and includes:
- a CDS encoding site-specific integrase, with product MASAESGSTLRFCCPSWELRPAAVCGLRWKDLDLDNATITMANTRTMMGNRYVVEKDTKSLAGERELPLPAPVLAALKSFKARQAEEKLALGEAYIDSGYVLVHETGGAFTIKQLRRRAYRLMSILGLRRVRLHDARSSCLTYLANKGVPDHILARWAGHTNVKTTKKWYVKPDVADLRDAAATWDGLHGAATEGQV
- the pcaC gene encoding 4-carboxymuconolactone decarboxylase; this encodes MSETVPNTLQYRFDGPQEAPILVLGPSLGTTWHMWDRQIPALTEQWRVLRFDLPGHGGAPAHATDSVAELAARLLVTLDGLGVQRFGYAGCALGGAVGAELALRHPDRIASLALIAASPRFGTADEFRQRGVIVRTNGLDPIARTAPERWFTPGFAAAQPAITEWAVQMVRTTDPGCYIAACEALATFDVRSELGRIEVPTLVLVGSEDQVTGPAQARTLVAGIPDARLAVVPGASHLAPVEAPVAVTDLLAHHFSTAWQLPPDISTTGQFAIPPSPVKPVLVPPPAAPVAEIAPPRDPQPQVADASDAHQAGSKVRREVLGDAHVDRALAEADEFSEDFQNFLTRYAWGEIWNRPGLDRRTRSCVTLTALVAGGHVDELAVHLRAALRNGLTPLEIKEVLLQAAVYCGIPAANSAFKVAQKVIREETTPEK
- a CDS encoding MBL fold metallo-hydrolase — encoded protein: MDLTKKSHACVRLEKDGRTLVIDPGGYSEEDAAVGADAVLITHEHPDHFDEGRLRAGLDANPAAEVWTLRSVADQVSAAFPGRVHTVGHGDAFTAAGFDVQVHGELHAVIHPDIPRITNVGFLVDEAVFHPGDALTVPGAPVDILLLPVHAPWNKLSEIADYVREVGPRVTYDVHDALLSDLARPTYDRLLGSLAGADHQRLAPGGSTRL
- a CDS encoding exodeoxyribonuclease III, which translates into the protein MRIATWNVNSITARLPRLLAWLESSGTDVLCLQEVKTTAEQFPSAELAELGYESAVHATGRWNGVAVVSRAGLADVVRGLPGDPGYDGVEEPRAISATCGPVRVWSVYVPNGREVEHPHYVYKLQWFEALRAAIAGDATGGRPFAVMGDYNVAPTDDDVWDRAVFEGSTHVTPAERAALTTLREAGLSDVVPRPLKYDHPYTYWDYRQLGFPKNRGMRIDLVYGNTPFAKAVTDAYVDREERKGKGASDHAPVVVDLEV